From a single Triplophysa rosa linkage group LG1, Trosa_1v2, whole genome shotgun sequence genomic region:
- the tmed3 gene encoding transmembrane emp24 domain-containing protein 3 — protein sequence MMHVSLLMLAVYVAYINATELTFELADNEKQCFYEDLQQGEKFDIDFQVIAGGNYDVDCFVTDPLNNVLYQERKKQYDSFSHTTAMKGVYKVCFSNEFSTFSHKTIYLDFRAGEERPLLPDMNRATALTQMESACMSVHEILKVVSDSQTWYRLREAQDRTRAEDLNVRVFYWSIGEAIILFVVSIGQVLMLKSFFNEKKTKVATST from the exons ATGATGCACGTTTCGCTGTTAATGTTGGCAGTGTACGTAGCGTATATAAACGCCACCGAATTAACATTTGAATTGGCTGATAAtgagaaacaatgtttttacgAGGACCTGCAGCAAGGAGAGAAGTTTGACATAGACTTTCAG GTCATTGCTGGGGGGAACTATGATGTTGACTGTTTTGTGACAGATCCACTGAATAATGTGCTGTATCAGGAACGAAAGAAGCAATATGATAGCTTTTCCCATACAACAGCCATGAAAGGGGTGTACAAGGTCTGCTTTAGCAATGAGTTCTCAACCTTCTCTCACAAAACCATTTACCTGGACTTTAGAGCAGGAGAGGAGAGACCATTGCTGCCCGATATGAACAGAGCAACAGCTCTTACACAG ATGGAGTCAGCCTGCATGTCTGTCCATGAGATTCTGAAGGTGGTTTCAGACTCTCAGACTTGGTATCGTCTCCGAGAGGCTCAAGACCGAACCAGAGCAGAAGACCTGAACGTGCGAGTATTCTATTGGTCTATTGGAGAGGCCATCATCCTGTTTGTTGTCAGTATTGGCCAGGTGCTAATGCTTAAGAGTTTTTTCAATGAGAAGAAAACAAAAGTTGCCACCAGCACATAG
- the frmd5b gene encoding FERM domain-containing protein 5 isoform X2, with protein sequence MCLRVKFYPPDPAALKEEITRYLVFLQMKRDLYHGRLLCKSSDAATLAAYILQAEIGDYDPGKHPEGYSSKFQFFPKHSERLERRIAEIHKTELIGQSPETSELNFLNKAQTLETYGVDPHPCKDVSGNAAFLAFTPFGFVVLQGNRRIHFLKWNEVTKLKFEGKTFHIYATHQEDQKIILTYFAPTPEACKHLWKCGVEHQAFYQFEKSSQVRTVSSSNLFFKGSRFRYSGRVAKEVMEQSAKIRREPPEIHRAGMVPSRSCPSITHGPRQSSVPQARRRAVHISIMEGLESLRDSGHSTPVRSVSSSNSFLQSHGSGAEGGTAEFSEDSYSPSDSMLPTPVSSDHSDQAQVRHTNGPRRIQEERGTELIASDQARPLGVKAKGKGSCPGKTQSTQRSPEEERVNEFICSLARLFLVTLALLFALLLLLIVLTESELDLAFLRDIRRTPEFQQFHYEYFCPLRRWLACKLRWMGGHLINK encoded by the exons ATGTGTCTGCGTGTGAAGTTCTATCCTCCAGACCCTGCGGCTCTTAAGGAAGAAATCACTAG ATACCTGGTCTTCCTACAGATGAAAAGAGATCTGTATCATGGCCGACTCTTGTGCAAGAGTTCAGATGCTGCCACATTGGCCGCATATATTCTACAGG CTGAGATTGGAGACTATGATCCAGGAAAGCACCCAGAAGGTTATAGTTctaaatttcagttttttccCAAGCATTCTGAGCGCCTGGAGCGCCGCATTGCTGAAATTCACAAAACTGAACTGAT AGGGCAGAGCCCTGAGACGTCTGAGTTGAATTTCTTAAACAAAGCTCAGACTCTAGAAACATATGGTGTAGATCCACACCCCTGCAAG GATGTGTCTGGAAATGCAGCATTTTTGGCCTTCACCCCGTTTGGTTTTGTGGTACTGCAGGGAAACCGGAGGATTCATTTCCTCAAATG GAACGAGGTGACCAAACTCAAGTTTGAAGGAAAGACATTTCATATATATGCAACTCACCAAGAG GATCAAAAGATCATCTTGACTTACTTTGCTCCAACGCCTGAGGCCTGCAAGCATCTCTGGAAGTGTGGAGTAGAACACCAGGCTTTCTACCA GTTTGAGAAATCAAGTCAAGTTCGCACTGTGTCTAGTAGTAATCTCTTCTTCAAAGGTAGCCGTTTTAGATATAG TGGTAGAGTGGCAAAGGAGGTGATGGAGCAGAGCGCAAAAATCAGGCGAGAGCCCCCAGAGATCCACAG ggctGGGATGGTCCCTAGTAGGAGTTGTCCCTCTATCACACATGGTCCACGACAGAGCAGCGTTCCCCAGGCACGCAGGAGAGCAGTCCATATTTCCATCATGGAAG GTTTGGAGTCCCTGCGTGACAGTGGCCATTCCACACCGGTGCGATCAGTCTCCAGTAGCAACTCATTTCTACAGTCCCATGGCAGTGGAGCGGAAGGAGGGACAGCAGAATTTTCAGAGGACTCTTACAGTCCCTCTGACAGCATGCTTCCCACACCAGTGTCCAGTGACCACTCAGACCAGGCTCAGGTTCGGCACACCAATGGCCCCCGCAGAATCCAAGAGGAACGAGGAACAGAACTGATCGCTTCAGACCAGGCAAGGCCGCTTGGTGTTAAAGCCAAAGGGAAAGGTTCTTGTCCCGGGAAGACTCAGTCAACCCAACGCAGCCCGGAGGAAGAGCGAGTGAACGAGTTCATCTGTAGTTTGGCGCGTCTTTTCTTAGTGACTCTGGCTCTGCTGTTTGCCCTCCTTCTCCTTCTTATCGTGCTTACAGAGTCTGAGCTGGACTtggcctttcttagggacatcCGGAGGACACCCGAATTCCAGCAGTTTCACTATGAATACTTCTGCCCTCTTAGGCGCTGGCTGGCCTGCAAGTTGCGCTGGATGGGTGGGCATCTTATTAATAAATGA
- the si:ch211-107o10.3 gene encoding retinol dehydrogenase 11, giving the protein MQVYTKQVVDFVDEHRTACTAVLVSGVGLFALRRWMAGGVCRSKALLDGKTVLITGANTGIGKETAVDLARRGAKVILACRDMGRASKAAEEIKKRSGNDNIVVRSLDLASLKSVRALAKEIQETEDRLDILINNAGIMMCPKWQTEDGFEMQFGVNHLGHFLLTNLLLDLLKKSTPSRVVNVSSLAHETGKIHFDDINMDKNYNPHTSYLQSKLANVLFNSELAVRLKGTGVTTYALHPGVIRTELGRHFFSSLWKSILFLPFTFFIKTPWEGAQTTIYCAVDESLKDSSGLYYSDCAPKLAAPQGRDDAARRLWDLSASMVGLA; this is encoded by the exons ATGCAGGTTTACACAAAGCAAGTAGTGGACTTTGTGGATGAGCACCGTACTGCATGCACGGCTGTCCTTGTTTCAG GTGTTGGTCTCTTTGCCCTGCGGAGATGGATGGCCGGTGGAGTCTGCCGAAGCAAAGCCCTCTTGGACGGAAAAACTGTTCTCATAACAGGAGCCAACACTGGTATCGGTAAAGAGACAGCGGTGGATTTGGCCAGGAGAG GTGCCAAAGTGATCTTGGCCTGCAGAGACATGGGTAGAGCTAGCAAGGCAGCAGAGGAGATCAAGAAGAGGAGCGGAAATGATAACATTGTTGTGAGGAGTTTGGATCTGGCCTCCTTGAAATCTGTTAGAGCTCTAGCCAAAGAAATACAGGAGACCGAAGACAGATTGGACATTCTGATTAACAATGCTG GGATAATGATGTGCCCAAAGTGGCAGACAGAAGATGGCTTTGAAATGCAGTTTGGGGTGAACCACCTCGGCCATTTTCTGCTTACCAACTTACTTCTGGACTTGTTAAAGAAATCAACACCCAGTCGTGTTGTCAATGTTTCCAGCCTGGCCCATGAGACAG GCAAAATTCATTTTGACGATATAAATATGGACAAAAACTACAATCCGCACACAAGCTATCTGCAGAGCAAGCTTGCTAATGTTCTGTTTAACAGTGAACTAGCGGTCAGGTTGAAAG GCACAGGAGTGACAACTTACGCCCTTCATCCTGGGGTGATCCGTACTGAACTGGGCCGACACTTCTTTTCTTCTCTGTGGAAAAGCATTCTGTTTTTGCCCTTCACATTTTTCATCAAAACACCCTGGGAGGGTGCGCAGACCACCATCTACTGTGCTGTGGATGAGAGTCTAAAGGATTCCAGTGGCCTTTATTACAG
- the frmd5b gene encoding FERM domain-containing protein 5 isoform X1 has translation MLSRLMSGSDRSLDREFNCTVRLLDDSEYTCTVQRDAKGQWLFEQVCHHLNLLEKDYFGIRFVDPEKQRHWLECSKPITKQMKSQPPYTMCLRVKFYPPDPAALKEEITRYLVFLQMKRDLYHGRLLCKSSDAATLAAYILQAEIGDYDPGKHPEGYSSKFQFFPKHSERLERRIAEIHKTELIGQSPETSELNFLNKAQTLETYGVDPHPCKDVSGNAAFLAFTPFGFVVLQGNRRIHFLKWNEVTKLKFEGKTFHIYATHQEDQKIILTYFAPTPEACKHLWKCGVEHQAFYQFEKSSQVRTVSSSNLFFKGSRFRYSGRVAKEVMEQSAKIRREPPEIHRAGMVPSRSCPSITHGPRQSSVPQARRRAVHISIMEGLESLRDSGHSTPVRSVSSSNSFLQSHGSGAEGGTAEFSEDSYSPSDSMLPTPVSSDHSDQAQVRHTNGPRRIQEERGTELIASDQARPLGVKAKGKGSCPGKTQSTQRSPEEERVNEFICSLARLFLVTLALLFALLLLLIVLTESELDLAFLRDIRRTPEFQQFHYEYFCPLRRWLACKLRWMGGHLINK, from the exons ATGTTGAGCCGACTCATGAGTGGCAGCGATCGGAGCCTTGACAGGGAATTCAACTGTACAGTGCGACTGCTGGACGACTCGGAATACACTTGCACGGTTCAG AGGGATGCAAAGGGCCAGTGGCTGTTCGAGCAGGTCTGTCATCATCTAAACCTGCTGGAAAAGGATTACTTTGGCATCAGATTTGTGGATCCAGAAAAGCAAAGG CATTGGCTGGAGTGTAGCAAACCTATTaccaaacaaatgaaat CTCAGCCACCATACACCATGTGTCTGCGTGTGAAGTTCTATCCTCCAGACCCTGCGGCTCTTAAGGAAGAAATCACTAG ATACCTGGTCTTCCTACAGATGAAAAGAGATCTGTATCATGGCCGACTCTTGTGCAAGAGTTCAGATGCTGCCACATTGGCCGCATATATTCTACAGG CTGAGATTGGAGACTATGATCCAGGAAAGCACCCAGAAGGTTATAGTTctaaatttcagttttttccCAAGCATTCTGAGCGCCTGGAGCGCCGCATTGCTGAAATTCACAAAACTGAACTGAT AGGGCAGAGCCCTGAGACGTCTGAGTTGAATTTCTTAAACAAAGCTCAGACTCTAGAAACATATGGTGTAGATCCACACCCCTGCAAG GATGTGTCTGGAAATGCAGCATTTTTGGCCTTCACCCCGTTTGGTTTTGTGGTACTGCAGGGAAACCGGAGGATTCATTTCCTCAAATG GAACGAGGTGACCAAACTCAAGTTTGAAGGAAAGACATTTCATATATATGCAACTCACCAAGAG GATCAAAAGATCATCTTGACTTACTTTGCTCCAACGCCTGAGGCCTGCAAGCATCTCTGGAAGTGTGGAGTAGAACACCAGGCTTTCTACCA GTTTGAGAAATCAAGTCAAGTTCGCACTGTGTCTAGTAGTAATCTCTTCTTCAAAGGTAGCCGTTTTAGATATAG TGGTAGAGTGGCAAAGGAGGTGATGGAGCAGAGCGCAAAAATCAGGCGAGAGCCCCCAGAGATCCACAG ggctGGGATGGTCCCTAGTAGGAGTTGTCCCTCTATCACACATGGTCCACGACAGAGCAGCGTTCCCCAGGCACGCAGGAGAGCAGTCCATATTTCCATCATGGAAG GTTTGGAGTCCCTGCGTGACAGTGGCCATTCCACACCGGTGCGATCAGTCTCCAGTAGCAACTCATTTCTACAGTCCCATGGCAGTGGAGCGGAAGGAGGGACAGCAGAATTTTCAGAGGACTCTTACAGTCCCTCTGACAGCATGCTTCCCACACCAGTGTCCAGTGACCACTCAGACCAGGCTCAGGTTCGGCACACCAATGGCCCCCGCAGAATCCAAGAGGAACGAGGAACAGAACTGATCGCTTCAGACCAGGCAAGGCCGCTTGGTGTTAAAGCCAAAGGGAAAGGTTCTTGTCCCGGGAAGACTCAGTCAACCCAACGCAGCCCGGAGGAAGAGCGAGTGAACGAGTTCATCTGTAGTTTGGCGCGTCTTTTCTTAGTGACTCTGGCTCTGCTGTTTGCCCTCCTTCTCCTTCTTATCGTGCTTACAGAGTCTGAGCTGGACTtggcctttcttagggacatcCGGAGGACACCCGAATTCCAGCAGTTTCACTATGAATACTTCTGCCCTCTTAGGCGCTGGCTGGCCTGCAAGTTGCGCTGGATGGGTGGGCATCTTATTAATAAATGA